Proteins encoded by one window of Primulina huaijiensis isolate GDHJ02 chromosome 1, ASM1229523v2, whole genome shotgun sequence:
- the LOC140982935 gene encoding nonsense-mediated mRNA decay factor SMG7-like, with product MMTILMDNNEEKSSSIEGVQRLFNKNIELENKRRKAAQARIPSEPNTWQHMRENYEAIVLEDHAFSEQHDIEYTLWQLHYRRIEELRTLFNAALASAGLAASQNGKGQVRDGPDRLTKIRSQLKTFLSEATGFYHDLMLKIRAKYGLPLGFFSDDSDNQIPVSKDGEKSSEQKKGLMSCHRCLIYLGDLARYKGLYGEGDSKARDFTAASSYYMQASSLWPSSGNPHHQLAILAGYSNDELISIYRYFRSLAVDNPFITARDNLIIAFEKNRQNYTKLLGDAKVTSAKTTPSRIPGKGRGKGETRQSYKENNRVSTNSVKERASNKSDLFKAFVTRFVRLNGILFTRTSLETFPEVFSMVKNDLLELLSSGPDEFTFGSDNAECKLTTVRLVAIVIFTVHNLNKDNENQSYADILQRSVLLQNAFTATFEFMGFMLERCYQLNDPASSFLLPGIMVFVEWLACRHDVAVCCELEEKQVNARTFFWNKCISLLNKLLSSGYLFLNEDEDETCFSNMSKYDESETANRLALPEDFELRGFLPLIPAQIILDFSRKHSFGKKEKSSRIQRIIASGKALTHVVRIGQEGFYFDPKLKEFVIGVEPQISDAYLFSSPLESNVNDNSGRQMDLNPVPQFEGGVEVEDEDEDEVIVFKPSTIEKHFEDFAPKFTSSQVLATSVGGAGPNGLGGENGSLSVGDDSLLVQNVISASMTPATTFANGTAQYLQPVQTSTSKWVVDQAQIMKGLAQLHLMENESSLWSELGDRFRTSQPATLSVPYSQCFDVATGYNVPIPIPETTLPSKFDSIVFSGATSDNLLVKQSSMIPSGLKKNPVSRPVRHLGPPPGFGYVPPKAADESLNMASKNENPSNPQMDDYSWLDGYHFPSSDKSVGFSNSLNLVGPTFHSVSNSNGSSSIASFPFPGKQSSTLQVQSENQKSLGDYQFSENMKLYDKQQQQSHNRNQLPIGPVQQHKGSSGNQQTFGPAQQYQGQSLWDGRFFV from the exons ATGATGACCATTCTGATGGATAACAACGAAGAAAAAAGTTCCTCAATAGAAGGTGTTCAGCGCCTCTTTAACAAG AATATCGAATTGGAAAATAAACGAAGAAAAGCAGCACAGGCCAGGATCCCTTCAGAGCCTAACACATGGCAACACATGCGAGAAAATTATGAAGCAATTGTCCTTGAAGATCATGCTTTCTCTGAGCAACATGACATAGAATATACTTTGTGGCAGCTTCATTATAGGAGGATCGAGGAGCTGAGGACACTCTTCAACGCAGCTCTAGCATCCGCAGGTTTAGCCGCATCCCAAAATGGGAAAGGTCAAGTTCGTGACGGACCTGATCGACTTACAAAGATCCGTTCCCAGCTTAAGACTTTCCTTTCTGAGGCGACTGGATTTTATCACGATTTGATGTTGAAGATCAGAGCAAAATATGGTCTGCCACTGGGATTCTTTTCTGATGATTCTGATAATCAGATTCCGGTGTCAAAAGATGGAGAAAAATCTTCTGAGCAGAAAAAAGGCTTGATGTCCTGTCATCGTTGTTTGATTTATCTTGGGGATCTTGCTCGTTACAAGGGCTTATATGGCGAAGGAGATTCTAAAGCTCGGGATTTTACGGCTGCATCTAGTTATTATATGCAAGCTTCTTCACTCTGGCCTTCAAGTGGTAATCCACATCATCAG CTTGCTATACTTGCTGGATATTCAAATGATGAGCTGATATCCATATATCGCTATTTCCGAAGTCTAGCTGTTGATAACCCGTTTATTACTGCAAGAGATAATTTGATAATTGCATTTGAGAAG AATCGGCAAAATTATACCAAACTTCTTGGTGATGCTAAAGTTACTTCCGCGAAGACAACACCTTCAAGAATTCCTGGGAAAGGAAGAGGCAAAGGGGAAACAAGACAATCTTATAAAGAGAATAATCGGGTATCTACTAATTCAGTCAAGGAAAGAGCCTCAAATAAATCTGATCTCTTCAAAGCCTTTGTCACGCGATTTGTTAGACTGAATGGAATTCTCTTTACTCGCACAAG CTTGGAAACTTTTCCGGAAGTGTTTTcaatggtgaaaaatgatttattggaaCTTCTTTCTTCTGGGCCTGATGAGTTCACCTTTGGCTCAGATAATGCTGAGTGTAAGCTTACAACTGTCAGGCTGGTTGCCATTGTAATATTTACGGTGCACAATTTAAATAAGGATAATGAAAACCAGTCATATGCTGATATACTACAGCGTTCAGTTTTACTTCAAAATGCTTTCACTGCTACCTTTGAATTTATGGGATTCATGCTCGAAAGGTGCTACCAGTTAAATGATCCAGCGTCGAGCTTTCTATTGCCTGGCATTATGGTTTTTGTAGAGTGGTTGGCCTGTCGTCATGATGTTGCTGTTTGCTGTGAGCTGGAGGAGAAACAAGTCAATGCAAGGACTTTTTTCTGGAACAAATGCATTTCCTTGTTAAACAAGCTCTTATCAAGTGgctatttgtttctgaatgagGATGAAGATGAAACATGTTTTTCAAACATGAGCAAATATGATGAGAGTGAAACTGCAAATCGTCTTGCATTGCCCGAGGATTTTGAATTGAGAGGATTTCTTCCTCTCATTCCTGCCCAGATTATCCTTGATTTTTCTAGGAAGCATTCTTTtggcaaaaaagaaaaaagttctCGTATTCAACGGATCATTGCATCTGGAAAGGCACTTACTCATGTAGTTCGGATTGGGCAGGAAGGATTCTATTTTGACCCCAAGTTGAAGGAATTTGTGATTGGCGTTGAGCCACAGATTTCTGATGCTTATCTGTTTTCCAGTCCTCTGGAGTCCAATGTAAATGACAACTCTGGGAGGCAAATGGATCTCAATCCTGTGCCACAGTTTGAGGGTGGTGTGGAAGTTGAGGATGAGGATGAGGATGAGGTTATTGTTTTTAAGCCTTCCACAATCGAAAAGCATTTTGAGGACTTTGCTCCAAAGTTTACTTCTTCACAGGTTCTTGCTACTTCTGTTGGGGGGGCTGGACCTAATGGTCTTGGAGGTGAAAATGGGTCCTTGTCTGTTGGAGACGATAGTCTTCTAGTGCAGAATGTAATTAGCGCTAGCATGACACCTGCTACAACCTTTGCTAACGGCACTGCCCAGTATCTGCAGCCAGTCCAAACCAGCACATCAAAGTGGGTTGTGGATCAAGCTCAAATTATGAAAGGGTTGGCCCAGCTCCATTTAATGGAAAATGAGTCATCTCTTTGGTCTGAGCTGGGAGATCGGTTTCGAACTTCTCAGCCTGCTACTCTTTCTGTTCCCTACTCCCAGTGTTTCGATGTTGCCACCGGCTATAATGTTCCAATTCCGATTCCAGAAACTACGTTGCCATCAAAATTTGACTCCATTGTATTCTCTGGAGCAACCTCTGATAACCTGCTTGTGAAACAATCTTCAATGATTCCATCTGGCTTAAAGAAGAATCCAGTGAGTCGACCTGTTAGGCACCTTGGTCCGCCACCTGGTTTTGGTTATGTTCCTCCCAAAGCTGCGGATGAATCACTGAATATGGCTTCGAAAAATGAAAATCCTTCAAACCCTCAAATGGATGATTACAGTTGGCTAGATGGTTATCACTTTCCATCATCTGATAAAAGTGTTGGATTCAGCAATTCTCTTAATCTAGTGGGACCTACATTCCATTCTGTGAGCAATAGCAATGGTTCATCGAGCATAGCAAGTTTCCCTTTTCCTGGGAAGCAATCATCCACGCTACAAGTTCAGAGCGAAAACCAAAAAAGCTTGGGGGATTATCAGTTTTCAGAAAATATGAAGCTATACGACAAGCAGCAGCAACAATCTCATAACAGAAATCAACTGCCAATCGGACCTGTGCAGCAACATAAAGGATCATCTGGAAACCAACAGACATTCGGGCCTGCACAGCAGTATCAAGGACAGTCTCTCTGGGATGGTCGTTTCTTTGTGTGA